From the genome of bacterium, one region includes:
- a CDS encoding IPT/TIG domain-containing protein: MKYSYAYLIAIAIFSMLSALTSCGKGGTVLEPGPSGPGLAPGELRLEILRDESGLPRGVRLDWFRSSQPDVRGYNIYKRQSPFTVPSEATKVNSTIVSGGSGPLAQYFDYFSPMIGQTYYYGLTTVDIEGDESALSTVMSITIGAHQVTTFSPVRGMPGSTVTISGMNFGEYNSATDKVYFWGIGGSTVSSAGQRQPSETVVQGQLEAEVVSWSASTIVARVPANTTSGPIGVSINGVVSQTVEVFTSSAPYLLSVLPDPVNEGELVQLEGNNFGNFVGTSTVRFGIRSIDNRTAGLSWSNTLISFPVPSGLDGLTEVWVNVTGAPQSNHVFTTVIPNLTPTITNVFPQKAQPGTDISIYGTKFGNTPGSIDFNGVTIDAVSTDLISWADTEIHVSLPAGAEHTGTVQVTNSQPLSSNTWYYRLGTPSDFYKFQQSRLIAGEMTGLGTSSCFDGTFIHTFTIGGNATALRYDKTEPGAGFETYYLFPGNYSGAVGCAYSGGAVWVAFARNGIIEVSSSADGGFTWDPPTAITSTPSEIGWVSACTDFDGRIYVAWGDMTDKAVYFASFDSSGSQWIVETVTTTNYVGGQVDVAVINYPEGAPPEGSPPPAFGDNDAFVSYTDLVGTSVRVSSNSSGSWQSMGTPGTNSAGAHSLLMISYNTPAIVYHFQNQTSHAARLVFWNGNGWTTRTLSNVPTGHYDAIYDDGFVYVATGDTQGTALLYRHDFYTPSTTTFSYEVPGTNAEFYSSIVVDLNGNIHSTHTDTVSWDYYMVDWDTSGGGAHGSFLLGDGYGDCDLLSGDDQIANDFNGGTGFLFKDITFNKLYFGFESGGITQITEIESGGPTDFLSGGLDAQGSVYHIFYQVGPELMYRTYDASDDILSPSEMVGSGSIGDVGFTDMAVLSGSPEGTNASCLFVHTSATSTINRTLKLASLLPGGGWDIRDVDNLGVTAPIGIDLVIRPDGEQLTPVYYDPGSSEALWLEFTGGVWVKHPINLTDGIGENPAMDGLSVQGMEGAGISPGAGFIDMFYQQGTNWVQDRISTSALSTSPFDYYCGYNAILSGWTSYAPFFDTAFYCAVGTAPGSVSNVPLNFIVTPTGVDAVSGAIDLEGGLSAVYSGNFEHGVYYGFRRVTAVE, encoded by the coding sequence ATGAAATACTCATACGCATACTTGATTGCGATTGCGATATTTTCGATGCTGTCGGCCTTGACTTCCTGCGGCAAAGGCGGGACTGTCTTGGAGCCCGGGCCGTCCGGCCCCGGCCTTGCGCCGGGCGAATTAAGGCTGGAAATCCTGCGGGACGAAAGCGGTTTGCCGAGAGGAGTCAGGCTTGACTGGTTTCGTTCGTCACAGCCCGACGTCCGAGGATACAACATCTACAAAAGGCAATCGCCTTTCACTGTCCCTTCGGAAGCCACCAAGGTGAACTCGACCATCGTGTCGGGCGGCTCCGGGCCGCTCGCCCAATACTTCGACTATTTCAGCCCGATGATCGGCCAGACCTACTACTACGGGCTGACCACGGTGGACATCGAAGGCGACGAAAGCGCGCTTTCGACGGTTATGTCCATCACGATCGGAGCTCACCAGGTAACCACGTTCTCGCCCGTCAGGGGCATGCCGGGTTCGACCGTTACGATTTCGGGGATGAACTTCGGCGAGTACAATTCCGCAACCGACAAGGTGTATTTCTGGGGAATCGGCGGAAGCACCGTAAGCTCGGCTGGCCAGCGGCAGCCTTCCGAAACCGTCGTGCAGGGCCAGTTGGAAGCCGAAGTGGTTTCATGGAGCGCATCAACGATCGTGGCAAGAGTGCCGGCGAACACCACAAGCGGACCGATAGGCGTATCCATAAACGGCGTCGTGTCCCAGACTGTCGAAGTGTTCACGTCCAGCGCTCCTTACTTGCTAAGCGTATTGCCCGATCCGGTGAACGAAGGTGAACTCGTGCAGCTGGAGGGCAACAACTTCGGAAATTTCGTGGGAACAAGCACGGTCAGGTTCGGAATTCGCAGCATAGACAACCGCACCGCGGGGCTGTCGTGGTCGAATACTTTGATTTCGTTTCCTGTCCCCTCCGGCCTTGACGGGCTTACCGAGGTGTGGGTAAACGTCACGGGTGCGCCGCAGTCGAACCATGTTTTCACGACGGTCATTCCAAACCTTACACCGACGATTACGAATGTATTTCCGCAGAAGGCGCAGCCGGGAACGGATATTTCGATTTACGGCACAAAGTTTGGAAATACACCTGGAAGCATTGATTTCAACGGCGTGACAATCGACGCGGTCTCCACGGATTTGATTTCCTGGGCCGATACCGAAATTCATGTTTCGCTTCCCGCGGGCGCCGAACATACGGGAACCGTACAGGTTACCAACAGCCAGCCGCTGAGCAGCAATACCTGGTATTACAGGCTCGGTACACCGTCTGACTTTTACAAGTTCCAGCAAAGCCGCTTAATCGCGGGCGAAATGACAGGATTGGGTACGTCCTCGTGCTTCGACGGAACGTTCATCCACACGTTCACGATAGGCGGCAACGCAACCGCGCTTCGATATGACAAAACGGAGCCGGGTGCGGGGTTTGAAACCTATTACCTGTTTCCGGGCAACTATTCCGGCGCGGTCGGATGCGCGTATTCCGGCGGAGCGGTTTGGGTCGCCTTCGCGAGGAACGGAATCATCGAAGTGTCAAGCTCCGCCGACGGCGGTTTCACTTGGGATCCTCCCACGGCTATCACGTCCACGCCAAGCGAAATAGGCTGGGTGTCTGCCTGTACAGACTTCGATGGCCGAATTTACGTCGCCTGGGGAGACATGACCGACAAGGCGGTGTATTTTGCAAGCTTCGACTCCAGCGGCTCGCAGTGGATAGTCGAAACCGTGACGACGACGAATTACGTCGGCGGGCAGGTCGATGTTGCGGTAATCAATTATCCGGAGGGAGCCCCGCCAGAAGGCAGCCCCCCCCCCGCGTTCGGCGACAACGACGCATTCGTGAGCTACACCGATCTTGTGGGCACTTCGGTACGCGTTAGTTCGAACTCAAGCGGAAGCTGGCAGTCAATGGGCACGCCGGGAACCAATTCCGCCGGCGCGCACAGCCTTTTGATGATTTCCTACAACACACCGGCGATCGTTTACCATTTTCAGAACCAGACCTCGCATGCGGCCCGCTTGGTGTTCTGGAACGGCAACGGTTGGACGACTCGTACGTTGTCGAACGTGCCCACCGGCCACTACGACGCGATTTACGACGACGGATTCGTTTATGTTGCAACCGGCGACACCCAGGGCACCGCGCTTCTCTACAGGCACGATTTCTATACGCCTTCAACCACGACGTTTTCGTACGAAGTTCCCGGCACTAACGCGGAGTTTTACTCTTCAATCGTTGTAGATTTGAACGGAAACATCCACAGCACTCACACCGACACCGTTTCCTGGGATTACTACATGGTCGATTGGGACACTTCCGGCGGAGGCGCACACGGTTCGTTCCTTCTTGGTGACGGATATGGCGACTGCGATCTCTTATCCGGCGACGACCAGATAGCAAACGACTTCAACGGCGGCACCGGATTCCTGTTTAAGGACATTACCTTCAACAAGCTTTACTTTGGATTTGAGAGCGGTGGAATAACGCAAATAACGGAGATTGAATCGGGAGGCCCCACTGACTTCCTGTCCGGCGGCCTGGATGCGCAGGGTTCCGTGTATCACATTTTTTATCAAGTGGGTCCGGAACTGATGTACCGCACTTACGACGCGTCGGACGACATACTTAGTCCTTCCGAAATGGTTGGCTCCGGCAGCATAGGCGACGTCGGATTCACGGACATGGCGGTGCTTTCGGGCAGCCCTGAAGGCACGAATGCGAGCTGCCTGTTCGTACATACGTCGGCCACATCAACCATCAATCGAACGCTGAAGCTGGCTTCGTTGCTTCCTGGAGGCGGATGGGATATTCGCGATGTGGATAATTTGGGCGTAACCGCGCCGATTGGAATCGATTTGGTAATCAGGCCCGACGGAGAGCAGTTGACACCGGTATATTACGATCCCGGCTCGTCCGAGGCGCTTTGGTTGGAGTTCACGGGCGGCGTTTGGGTTAAGCATCCGATCAATCTGACGGACGGCATCGGCGAAAATCCCGCCATGGACGGCCTGTCTGTTCAGGGGATGGAAGGAGCGGGCATTTCGCCCGGAGCCGGATTCATAGACATGTTCTACCAGCAAGGAACAAACTGGGTGCAGGACAGGATTTCGACATCCGCGCTTTCCACCTCTCCGTTCGATTATTATTGCGGATACAACGCCATTTTGTCCGGATGGACAAGCTACGCTCCGTTCTTCGACACGGCGTTTTACTGCGCCGTGGGAACCGCTCCCGGTTCGGTTTCCAATGTTCCGCTGAATTTCATCGTAACGCCCACCGGTGTGGATGCGGTTTCCGGCGCAATCGATCTTGAAGGCGGCTTGTCGGCTGTGTACTCCGGCAATTTCGAGCACGGCGTTTACTACGGATTCCGGCGCGTCACTGCCGTGGAATGA
- a CDS encoding PKD domain-containing protein gives MHNSLTVWRAAVAIAVFSIAMYALASCQGGAKPPTAPGGGGPAPKENAWVIAEGIDQVFIGSYEPNVMDIPHGYVALDSFNLVNQAGGDFGAPVRVTIQLQNPVSPGTVVYLYRLYPNGVVLPVASGIVGEDGRTVVFTLEQGGIYIILILHSQLDDASTFKAWAFADYALGPAPLEVNFNAFHERGIEPVTYHWDFGDGETATGASVSHTFFPVGDYNVVLTATDAGGRISVYSSTSVSVTTGIEPLDLTVQDPQPTGNPREFQFFSTLSGGLPPFTYHWDFGDGTTSDEENPVHQYAEPGIYRVSLTVSDSLGNVVDRSGSIHDLREVILNANPLAGPRNLDVVFSVTVQGDKLYPSEVTLDYGDGTINEIKHLYDQPSLEASGDYPRTYTVVSDYHAVLTATTIFEGTEYTLTDELDIVVGAAFPQLSSITPGMVLPGENVVISGSYFEDAMGSGSVAVGARTATVISWSDTQIEIGIPADMEFGTWDVVVTNDFGLASNPLPLVIDVPTPVLETISPASGVEGDMVTLTGLYFGDGTTGLLFWNGVQIAADTWADSQITFFVPPGTANGVVHIVRDGKTSNALPFTVLPTPPDWSPGGPVQL, from the coding sequence ATGCATAACTCGCTTACCGTTTGGCGCGCAGCGGTTGCAATTGCCGTATTTTCCATTGCAATGTATGCGCTCGCGTCTTGCCAGGGGGGCGCAAAGCCTCCGACTGCTCCCGGCGGGGGAGGGCCGGCGCCGAAGGAAAACGCCTGGGTGATAGCCGAAGGAATAGACCAGGTGTTCATCGGTTCGTACGAGCCGAACGTGATGGACATTCCGCACGGATACGTCGCCTTGGATTCGTTCAACCTTGTAAATCAGGCTGGAGGCGATTTCGGCGCTCCGGTCAGGGTGACGATTCAGCTTCAAAATCCGGTCAGTCCCGGAACAGTGGTTTATCTGTACAGGCTCTATCCAAACGGGGTGGTTCTTCCGGTGGCGTCCGGCATTGTCGGTGAAGACGGCCGCACGGTCGTATTCACGCTGGAGCAAGGCGGAATTTACATTATTTTGATTTTGCATTCCCAGCTCGACGACGCCTCGACATTCAAAGCCTGGGCGTTCGCCGATTACGCGCTGGGCCCGGCGCCTCTTGAAGTCAACTTCAACGCGTTCCACGAGCGCGGTATAGAGCCGGTGACTTACCACTGGGATTTCGGCGACGGCGAAACCGCGACGGGCGCTTCGGTTTCCCATACGTTCTTTCCCGTCGGCGATTACAACGTCGTATTGACCGCGACCGACGCGGGCGGAAGAATTTCTGTCTATTCTTCCACCTCGGTGAGCGTGACCACCGGCATCGAACCGCTGGACTTGACGGTTCAGGATCCGCAGCCGACGGGCAATCCGCGGGAATTCCAATTCTTCTCGACGCTGTCGGGCGGGCTTCCTCCTTTCACCTATCACTGGGATTTCGGCGACGGCACCACGTCGGACGAAGAAAATCCGGTTCATCAATACGCGGAGCCGGGAATCTACCGGGTATCGCTCACCGTTTCCGATTCGCTGGGCAACGTCGTGGATCGCTCCGGAAGCATCCACGATCTTCGCGAAGTGATATTGAATGCCAATCCGTTGGCCGGCCCGCGCAATCTTGACGTGGTTTTCAGCGTGACCGTGCAAGGCGACAAGCTATATCCGTCCGAAGTCACGCTTGACTACGGCGACGGAACCATCAACGAGATAAAGCACCTTTACGATCAGCCGTCCTTGGAGGCCTCCGGCGATTACCCGCGCACTTATACAGTCGTATCCGATTACCACGCTGTCCTGACCGCCACCACGATATTTGAAGGAACCGAGTACACCTTGACGGACGAACTCGACATCGTTGTGGGCGCGGCTTTCCCACAGCTGTCTTCGATCACCCCGGGAATGGTTCTGCCCGGAGAAAACGTGGTTATTTCGGGAAGCTATTTCGAAGATGCGATGGGAAGCGGCTCGGTTGCGGTGGGCGCACGCACGGCGACCGTGATTTCCTGGAGCGACACGCAGATTGAAATCGGGATTCCCGCGGATATGGAATTCGGCACGTGGGATGTCGTCGTGACGAACGATTTCGGTCTGGCGTCAAATCCGCTGCCGCTTGTGATTGACGTTCCCACGCCGGTTCTTGAAACGATCTCGCCGGCGTCCGGCGTCGAAGGAGACATGGTCACGTTGACCGGGCTTTATTTCGGCGATGGGACGACCGGACTTCTGTTTTGGAACGGCGTCCAAATTGCGGCGGACACCTGGGCCGATTCGCAAATTACGTTTTTCGTCCCGCCCGGTACGGCGAACGGCGTCGTACACATTGTGAGGGACGGCAAGACGTCCAACGCGTTGCCGTTTACCGTGCTTCCGACACCGCCCGACTGGAGTCCCGGCGGGCCGGTGCAGCTTTAG
- a CDS encoding tetratricopeptide repeat protein, which translates to MKSAFRLLLAITLALACCGPLCAQEQEKLRIVVMNFENVQAKEELNWLSFGIAESLTTKLAKVKSIVVVERAQLAKILGEQRLQQSGFVDTTEAVEAGKLIGAKSMVVGSFQVSQDKLLVSCRLVNVESGEIEAPFEVEEAKDNVSVLYANLATQIIGEVNKTGAASITLDSQETQAIEKQEWKNWDCYKEIQLSNIILFGSEEGAGFAREYISPEDLETAMGHVENALSIEPGNAHAYFNRGLIQTYRFKWNEARQDLEKAVSLEPSFDRAVFSLGVLDFMNFKFDDAKRNFEKSLQINPNFAEARFGMAYIEFVRGRYDEAERLFKEAIEKSDQNSVKVSCYVGLARHAYLMGRLDDALSYCDKAAQLAPYDAQPLFARSEALEMFGRYDDALAEAKKGLDKNPGNTGSQLAYALSLTRAGRADEGLAIAQKVAQSEPTNANAHLQLATIHMSRGESDDAIYEYKRALEIKPGDVVALNGLGYTYIVKKDYAQALDNFNRAKSIWPEGIDTLLGIGRTHADQQKWDEAIKWYKQAQSLSPKNINVMCMLGEAYALAGKSSEAWAVYKQADVIAPSHPQVLSAEGYLLFNEGKYPEAEAKLKKLLEVSPNDRIGHNFYAWALFKQGKNDDALYHFRRAIEIDPKYADAYFGLGQVYQAKGDAAKAKENLDKAVQLDPAYGRAAQSQPQAGASPPASSDLASGLAAAQNMILSGNYAGAVQMLIQLDAMYPNTPEIYHFSGAAYILGGDLITGSNILSNAVNKWPSYAPPYYWLGIAFETAGDLESAYGYYSMYLELAPDGEFAEDAGERMENIEDAMDDYYGGDDYGYGY; encoded by the coding sequence ATGAAATCCGCATTCAGACTGCTTTTGGCAATAACGCTGGCGCTTGCCTGCTGTGGCCCGCTTTGCGCGCAGGAGCAGGAAAAGCTGCGCATCGTCGTGATGAACTTCGAAAACGTCCAGGCCAAAGAAGAGCTCAACTGGCTCTCCTTCGGAATCGCCGAAAGCCTGACTACCAAACTGGCGAAAGTCAAAAGCATCGTCGTGGTGGAGCGCGCGCAGCTTGCCAAGATACTGGGCGAGCAGCGCCTGCAGCAAAGCGGCTTCGTGGATACTACCGAGGCGGTCGAAGCGGGTAAGTTGATCGGCGCGAAGAGCATGGTGGTCGGAAGCTTCCAGGTAAGCCAGGACAAGCTGCTCGTGAGCTGCAGGCTGGTCAACGTCGAGTCCGGCGAAATCGAGGCGCCGTTCGAGGTGGAGGAAGCGAAGGACAACGTGAGCGTCCTTTACGCCAACCTGGCGACCCAAATTATCGGCGAAGTGAACAAGACCGGCGCCGCGTCCATCACGCTTGACTCGCAGGAAACCCAGGCCATCGAAAAGCAGGAATGGAAAAACTGGGATTGCTACAAGGAAATCCAGCTGTCCAACATCATCCTGTTCGGCAGCGAAGAAGGCGCGGGCTTCGCACGCGAGTACATTTCGCCGGAAGACCTGGAAACCGCGATGGGACACGTCGAAAACGCGCTATCGATAGAGCCGGGCAACGCGCACGCGTATTTCAACCGCGGCCTGATTCAAACATACCGTTTCAAATGGAACGAAGCACGGCAGGATCTGGAAAAAGCGGTATCGCTGGAGCCGTCGTTCGACCGCGCGGTGTTTTCGCTGGGCGTGCTCGATTTCATGAATTTCAAATTCGATGACGCGAAGCGCAATTTCGAAAAATCTCTGCAGATAAATCCCAATTTCGCCGAGGCGCGGTTCGGGATGGCGTATATCGAGTTCGTGCGCGGCAGGTACGATGAGGCCGAGCGCCTGTTCAAGGAAGCAATCGAAAAGTCCGACCAGAACAGCGTCAAGGTTTCATGCTACGTCGGCCTGGCGAGGCATGCCTACTTGATGGGCAGGCTCGACGACGCCCTTTCTTATTGCGACAAGGCCGCGCAGCTCGCGCCGTACGACGCGCAGCCGCTGTTCGCGCGCTCGGAGGCGCTCGAAATGTTCGGACGCTACGACGACGCGCTCGCCGAAGCCAAAAAGGGGCTGGACAAGAATCCCGGCAACACAGGAAGCCAGCTCGCCTACGCGCTTTCGCTAACCCGCGCCGGCCGCGCGGACGAAGGCCTCGCCATCGCGCAAAAAGTCGCGCAGTCCGAGCCGACAAACGCGAACGCGCACCTTCAGCTTGCGACTATTCATATGAGCCGCGGCGAATCGGACGACGCGATTTACGAGTACAAGCGCGCGCTCGAAATCAAACCCGGCGACGTGGTCGCGCTCAACGGATTGGGATATACGTACATCGTGAAGAAGGACTACGCGCAGGCGCTGGACAACTTCAACCGCGCCAAGTCCATCTGGCCGGAAGGGATAGACACGCTCCTCGGCATCGGCCGCACGCACGCAGACCAGCAGAAATGGGACGAGGCGATCAAGTGGTACAAGCAGGCCCAGTCGCTGTCGCCTAAAAACATCAACGTGATGTGCATGCTGGGCGAGGCCTACGCGCTCGCGGGAAAATCGTCCGAAGCGTGGGCGGTTTACAAGCAGGCGGACGTTATCGCGCCCAGCCATCCGCAGGTGCTTTCCGCGGAAGGATATCTTCTGTTCAACGAAGGAAAGTACCCGGAAGCGGAGGCGAAACTCAAGAAGCTGCTGGAAGTTTCTCCGAACGACCGCATCGGCCACAACTTTTACGCCTGGGCGCTTTTCAAGCAGGGCAAAAACGACGACGCGCTGTACCATTTCCGGCGCGCGATCGAGATCGATCCCAAATACGCCGACGCTTACTTCGGCCTCGGCCAGGTTTACCAGGCAAAGGGCGACGCGGCAAAGGCGAAGGAAAACCTGGACAAGGCCGTGCAGCTCGATCCGGCATACGGCCGGGCGGCGCAATCCCAGCCGCAGGCCGGCGCCTCCCCCCCCGCATCGAGCGACCTTGCGTCGGGACTGGCCGCAGCGCAGAATATGATCCTCTCCGGAAATTACGCCGGTGCCGTCCAGATGTTGATTCAGCTCGACGCGATGTACCCCAACACGCCGGAAATTTATCATTTTTCCGGGGCGGCGTACATCCTGGGCGGCGACTTGATAACCGGCTCCAACATTCTGTCGAACGCGGTCAACAAGTGGCCAAGCTACGCTCCGCCGTACTATTGGCTTGGCATCGCGTTCGAAACCGCGGGCGACCTGGAAAGCGCATACGGCTATTACTCGATGTATCTGGAGCTGGCTCCGGACGGGGAGTTCGCGGAAGACGCCGGCGAGCGGATGGAGAACATCGAGGACGCGATGGACGACTACTACGGCGGCGACGATTACGGATACGGGTACTGA
- a CDS encoding Rrf2 family transcriptional regulator has translation MNITRKTDYAVRVLILLAAAQDNPVPAREIAEKSDVPYRFLEQVLRDLKNLGLIKSIRGPYGGYKLIKKASSINLLYVVEAINGPIEIVPCLQDPADCRLLGLCAAHNVWCKVDKGMKDTLRSVTFDRLVSKEALGNLDKLIPGR, from the coding sequence ATAAACATCACGCGCAAAACGGATTACGCAGTCAGGGTTCTCATCCTGCTGGCGGCCGCGCAAGACAATCCGGTGCCCGCGAGGGAAATCGCCGAGAAATCGGACGTGCCGTACAGGTTTCTGGAGCAGGTTCTGCGCGACCTCAAAAACCTGGGGCTGATCAAAAGCATACGCGGTCCGTACGGCGGCTACAAGCTCATCAAGAAAGCTTCCAGCATAAACCTGCTTTACGTCGTGGAAGCCATAAACGGTCCGATCGAAATCGTTCCCTGCCTGCAGGATCCCGCCGATTGCCGCCTGTTGGGGTTGTGCGCCGCTCACAACGTTTGGTGCAAGGTGGACAAGGGTATGAAAGACACCCTTCGATCGGTCACCTTCGACAGGCTCGTTTCGAAGGAAGCTCTGGGCAATCTGGACAAGCTGATTCCCGGCCGCTAG
- a CDS encoding zinc-binding dehydrogenase, giving the protein MKSIVFENLGNETAMTVADSPVPAPGPGKVLVKVAAAGLNPVDVLICAGYYFRKPPLPYTPGFEGAGVVEAIGMGVGKWVTGERVTFRQGSVGFGRVAGAFSQYVVCGEDDLIRTPEEFTDEESGGFWLAGLTAWGGLIHLLGLQEGQTVVITAASGGVGHIAVQMAKAMRLYVIATTRSEEKAERISELGADRVVVTSKEDLAAAVAGLGGADGAFDAVGGETTAQLMKCLKPLGRVVVYGAVGRTPPQIDFASLISKATGVLGFTMMTLRETPQLLEKAEASLLEFVAAKKVKPVVGQRFALDDAPKAWRAIKDGAGFGKIVILPHA; this is encoded by the coding sequence ATGAAATCAATCGTTTTCGAAAACCTGGGCAACGAAACCGCGATGACCGTCGCGGACTCCCCCGTGCCCGCTCCCGGCCCCGGCAAGGTGCTTGTCAAGGTCGCCGCCGCCGGACTGAATCCCGTGGACGTTCTCATCTGCGCCGGATATTACTTCCGCAAGCCGCCGCTGCCTTACACGCCCGGATTCGAAGGCGCGGGTGTGGTCGAGGCGATCGGCATGGGGGTCGGAAAGTGGGTGACCGGAGAACGCGTCACCTTCCGCCAGGGCAGCGTCGGTTTCGGGCGCGTCGCGGGCGCGTTTTCGCAGTACGTCGTTTGCGGCGAGGACGATCTCATCCGCACGCCGGAAGAATTCACGGACGAGGAATCGGGGGGGTTCTGGCTGGCCGGGCTGACCGCATGGGGCGGGCTTATCCATTTGCTCGGTTTGCAGGAAGGCCAGACCGTCGTAATCACCGCGGCAAGCGGCGGCGTGGGGCACATCGCGGTGCAAATGGCGAAAGCAATGCGGCTTTACGTCATCGCAACGACGCGCTCCGAGGAGAAAGCCGAGCGGATATCCGAGCTTGGCGCTGACCGCGTTGTTGTAACATCCAAGGAAGATCTCGCCGCGGCGGTCGCGGGGCTCGGCGGTGCGGACGGCGCTTTCGACGCGGTCGGGGGCGAGACCACCGCGCAATTGATGAAATGCTTGAAGCCGCTGGGCAGGGTCGTGGTTTACGGCGCGGTGGGCCGCACCCCGCCGCAGATAGACTTCGCTTCGCTCATATCCAAAGCCACAGGGGTGCTGGGATTTACGATGATGACCCTTCGTGAAACTCCGCAGCTTTTGGAAAAAGCGGAGGCGAGCCTGCTTGAATTCGTTGCCGCGAAAAAGGTCAAGCCGGTCGTCGGCCAGCGGTTCGCACTGGACGACGCGCCGAAGGCCTGGCGGGCGATAAAGGACGGCGCGGGATTCGGCAAAATCGTGATTCTGCCGCACGCATGA
- a CDS encoding transposase: MTLGFIRPGRPVENAFAESFSGRLRGGCLDRNRYSCFKEVKERIESRRLHCNNKRPHS, encoded by the coding sequence ATGACCCTCGGTTTCATCCGTCCGGGAAGGCCGGTGGAAAACGCGTTTGCGGAGAGCTTCAGCGGCAGGTTGCGTGGGGGCTGCCTGGATCGGAACCGGTACTCATGTTTTAAGGAGGTGAAAGAAAGGATCGAATCACGGCGTTTGCATTGCAATAACAAAAGGCCGCACAGCTAG
- a CDS encoding putative CRISPR-associated protein: protein MYDYSGSQINTLLCTVGTSIGGYLKAAGIEFAAHRRADILDYLAERNALDKECGAELNSIALIARDASSRRLRDFTELSRIEFLVSDTDNGKLVGDVLAEHVKRNPACISETLKFSTAVHVVRGLVPEDGRRFITEGLASLADIICRRWEEVRSAGMGIAVDATGGFKAQIAVATLLAQVLDMPVLYKYELFNSVERLVPLPVSIDYELWKTHSLGLETLASDSMLAFDEIPDWLAAIRKQMGPLVDVAKVEGKHCASLTITGGVFHRAMKQRFGLEVSLPPDRTGEAVVIWEDGSYGKGRHPEADKMINRLLAKCRYITRVVVYYRHPEGEFKSHAKISSVKKGGKGVSGVVLFLSGGGKTSKAILSFTRDDLINAELEAICRDINGKLR, encoded by the coding sequence ATGTACGATTACAGCGGAAGCCAAATTAACACTTTGCTTTGCACTGTGGGAACTTCGATTGGCGGTTACCTTAAGGCCGCCGGTATCGAGTTTGCCGCGCACCGCCGCGCCGATATACTTGACTACCTTGCGGAGCGCAACGCGCTTGACAAGGAATGCGGCGCGGAGCTGAATTCGATAGCGCTTATTGCCAGAGATGCATCCAGTCGGAGGCTAAGGGATTTCACCGAGCTTTCCCGAATAGAATTTCTCGTGAGCGACACTGACAACGGAAAGCTTGTTGGTGACGTTCTTGCCGAGCACGTGAAAAGGAATCCCGCCTGCATCTCGGAAACACTGAAATTCAGCACGGCTGTACACGTGGTAAGGGGACTGGTTCCTGAAGACGGCCGGCGCTTCATAACGGAGGGTCTCGCCAGCTTGGCGGACATAATCTGCCGGCGCTGGGAGGAAGTCCGGAGCGCGGGGATGGGCATCGCCGTAGACGCGACCGGCGGTTTCAAAGCCCAGATTGCCGTCGCAACGCTTTTGGCCCAGGTTTTGGACATGCCCGTGCTTTACAAGTACGAGCTGTTCAACTCGGTCGAGCGTCTCGTGCCCTTGCCCGTTTCGATTGATTACGAGCTTTGGAAAACCCACTCCCTTGGGCTGGAAACACTCGCATCCGATTCGATGCTGGCGTTCGATGAAATCCCGGACTGGCTTGCCGCCATCCGCAAGCAGATGGGTCCGCTTGTTGACGTCGCGAAAGTGGAGGGCAAGCATTGCGCTTCATTGACAATCACCGGCGGCGTGTTCCACCGCGCGATGAAGCAGAGGTTCGGGCTTGAAGTATCCCTGCCGCCCGACAGAACCGGAGAAGCCGTGGTGATTTGGGAGGATGGAAGCTACGGCAAGGGAAGGCATCCCGAAGCGGACAAGATGATCAACCGCCTGCTTGCCAAATGCCGATACATTACACGCGTAGTTGTATATTACCGCCATCCCGAAGGCGAATTCAAGAGCCATGCGAAAATAAGTTCTGTCAAAAAGGGCGGCAAAGGTGTAAGCGGCGTAGTACTTTTTCTCTCCGGCGGGGGGAAAACAAGCAAGGCCATACTTTCCTTTACCCGCGACGACCTGATCAATGCGGAGCTTGAGGCCATTTGCAGGGATATAAACGGTAAGCTTCGATAA
- the cas2 gene encoding CRISPR-associated endonuclease Cas2: MPGERTHYIVAYDISSDAKRTKVASILEDYGARRQYSVFEVSLSDAEYAAMRERLSEIADEDANAIVCWMICRDCLAKTDIIAKPSDKPPEEVDPDVLVF; encoded by the coding sequence ATGCCCGGCGAGCGGACGCACTACATAGTCGCTTACGACATTTCCTCCGATGCGAAGCGGACCAAGGTTGCTTCGATTCTTGAGGACTACGGCGCGCGCCGGCAGTACAGCGTATTCGAGGTTTCGCTATCGGATGCGGAATACGCCGCGATGCGCGAACGGCTTTCGGAAATCGCGGACGAGGACGCCAACGCGATTGTCTGCTGGATGATTTGCCGCGACTGTCTGGCCAAGACGGACATAATTGCAAAGCCGTCGGATAAGCCCCCCGAGGAGGTTGACCCGGATGTTCTTGTATTTTAG